The Chaetodon auriga isolate fChaAug3 chromosome 2, fChaAug3.hap1, whole genome shotgun sequence genome segment CTTCCATCTGCATGAAGACATGTGAAATTTTATTTCATCCGGAGTGCAGTGCAACCTGCTGTTTCTTTCCCTTTACACTGATAaaatttgtttgttgttgtaaattGTTTAAATAAGAGACTATATGAGGAAAGAGGTCTCTTCTTAACATTTGACAAACACTTGTTTGGTGTATACAGTTTACAGCCTCAAGGATCGTGCTCTTCAGGTTATTCGGCGTCTGGTACAACCAGAAGACTACAGGAGGTTGGAAATAGCGCGGTGTCTCCACGAGGAGCTGGAAGATCAGCCCAGTGTGTTGAAAGATCTCCACCGCATGAACCAGCGAGTAGAGCAGCATTTGCTGGAGAGGATCCAAGGCCAAGAGGAGTGAAGCATGAAACTGGTTTGATAACGGTCACTTATGGACAGCAATATTGTACTCCACACTATCAGAAAGCAAAGATAATATAAGATAAAACATTGGGAATTGTCAGTGAGGGAGCAGCTTTTTGTCCAGAAAATGTCCTAATTTTAAAGGACACACAATACTACGTCATCTTCAATCAAATAGTATTGTTTGTCCTCTAAAATGTCATTTAAGGATTTCAGTGTGTATTCCTGGAAGGCCACAAGAGCCTTTGATGCAGGTCTGATTAtgttatttttcactttggTTTTGCCATATGTTCAGGTTGTTAAAGCTAAACTCCCTCTAAAAAATCCTTTTCGATCATTTGCACAAGAAAGAAAACTTAGAGGAATGTTTTTGTCCTGGATACAGTGTTATAACTGATCTTCTGCCCTAAATAATATCATTTACAAAGgacattaaataaatatatagcTACATTAGATAGGACTGTCAGAGAGCTACATGTAGTTAATATTGAGAATGCCTGAGATAAAATTATACTATGCAGTTTGTTGCACATCTCCCCTGAAAATACTTTGCTGTTATACTGAGCAGTTTAACCAAGACTGAATTGTTCAGCAGTCATCATCAAGGTGGCCTATTCTTGTAAATATAGACTTTTTTCCAAATATGCTGTACCTACCACCATAACTGGGCAGAATCTCTTCTATATTTTTGTCTTGCGGGTCATTTCCTGTAGTGAAAACTTCATGATTAACCTTAGGCTGTGAACCACTGTGACTGAGGACtgtatgctttttatttttgcctACTTTGTTAAttctttgcctcttttcttcttttctgttttaaattctTACATTGCTACTGTATCTGAAAGACTTTGTCTATTTGTGTAATAAACACATATATATTTCTTACTGAaagatactgtgaaaagaatTGTTATTTGCTCAGTctaaaaaaacagcaattgATTATGAACTATTAAATTATGAACATATAGActaaaacatctgaaataatGTAAATTGATTAATCTTTTAACAATGCCTTATTATGCCAGTGTGGAGCAATGTTCGTCTGTAATAGATCATGCTTGGAAAAAGCAGAATTACTTTACATAATTAACACAAATCTGCCGACTGTATAAGCTCACAGACAGGATGTCCAGCCCAAGTAACATGTCACATTGTGAATTATAACCAGCTCCAGTTTACCACAGGAGGAGTTCTGTTGCCAAAAGCGTTGCTAAGCCACAGAGTAACACAAcccgtctttgtgtgtgtgagtggaggtgAGAGCCCGGTGCAGTAATATCTGGAACATGCAGgcaggggaaaagaaaaaaacctggGACTCGAGTCGTTTCAGGCGAGGGCAGTAAGTGCTGTCAGGAGCTTTCTCTGTGTCCCACACACAGGGTTTGTTTCGCAGTTGGGATCCAGTGTTGTGCACGATGTGGCTTAGCTGGGCTGAAGGAATAGACGGTAACTAATATTCATGGTTTTCTTCACCAGCATGACCTCTTGGTCAAGGAGTCATCCAGTCATGTTTCCACATGTCCAGACAGACCACTGGAGTAAAATGAAAGCAATGGTAATGAAACAAAACCTTCTTCTACGAACAGAATGATACAGAAACTTAAGATATTCTTGATTGattaacaacaaacacacaagctacTTTGTATTCTTGTGATAATATGCACAGTTATTCCTACCTATAGGTTCCAGTTTATCTTGCATCTTTTCCAGCTGCCTTGTTGAAGGACAGAGGTCTGTGAAATTAAACCTATATGACAAATAGCCCTATTTAATAACTCTATTTACCAGATAATATAAAAGTGGGAAGTGATGGGGTGAGCATTTTGTACTGTAAAGGCAAATGTGTCTCTGACTCAGCTTTATTACATGCTCTAGTGTGTGAATCACATGAAGATGCTGTAAACTGTACAACCACCAGCCGCCTGTTGCCTCCTCTGACTCAAGGTGAAACCACAGTTCATGATCCTGCTCCCTCCATGGTGCAAGGATACAGTAGGTCCCACATTAACAGGACttgtttcagtatttttatttatttgcttccCTTCTATTTCATTATTATATGCTTTTCTTTAGGTGTACATCAAAAGACACCAAAAACCTCACCTCAGAACATGCTCCGGTACAGGAATGTGTTCAATGACCGCGCCAGGAGGGACTTCTGCTACTGGCTCGTTGAAAAGAAGGGCTCATCGTGTGAGTACTGATTCACGCTTTGACTACAGCAAAATGTGGCCTATACAATAAATATCAGCTTGGTGTGACATTCACAGGCACATGTGGTTTGGAGGAGGATCCTGCTGCTTAAGCTTTAAAGTATTCAAAGATGACAGAAATCCCTCCCAGCTCTGTACTACTGACTGACCTTACTGCATTGTTGTGAGCGGTGGGTCAGACCTTTAGATTGTATCCCGACCCTCATTTGCGCACCACAGACCTCCTTGTCTGCACGTCTGTCATATTGTGTTGGTCTATTATAAAGTGGAGCAATTGGGGCTCAGGATCAAAATCTGCTGCAAGTGTACATCTGAACCGATAATCAGCATCCTCTGTGTTCCATATAATGAATATCAACACTTCTAAATGTCTGTCACCAGCAGCATTTTTAGGAAGGACAACTACATGTCTTCTATTTTAGAACAACTCATGTCACTTCACAATATGATTGGTTTAAACAACGGTCAGACGACTGATGTATTTTCACTCCTTCCTTACAGGTAAAGGATACAGCTTTGGTGCCTACAAGACCTCTCTGGGATTACCAAAAGTCTAACAAAAAGAGCCACTGTTTGAGATTGGTTTTTCACACTCAGCCCAAATTTATTTGAATTACTTAAAACCATATGATAATGACCTTACCAGAGTGTGTCCACACACGAAAGATGTAAAGACAATTTTAACAACCTGAAGAGTGA includes the following:
- the LOC143328095 gene encoding uncharacterized protein LOC143328095, yielding MVFFTSMTSWSRSHPVMFPHVQTDHWSKMKAMVPVYLASFPAALLKDRVCESHEDAVNCTTTSRLLPPLTQGETTVHDPAPSMVQGYSVHQKTPKTSPQNMLRYRNVFNDRARRDFCYWLVEKKGSSCKGYSFGAYKTSLGLPKV